A part of Herpetosiphon gulosus genomic DNA contains:
- a CDS encoding MarR family transcriptional regulator, producing the protein MNLEQQGLLLEQQLCFDVYAASRAINKAYRPLLEALGLTYPQYLVMLVLWEHEAQTVKQLGEQLQLDSGTLSPLLKRLESAGFLQRQRRASDEREVEIQLTEAGQALRQQASNVPASIFQAIGLSAAEYLQLKRLLRQVMASVEANLPD; encoded by the coding sequence ATGAACTTGGAACAACAGGGCTTATTGTTGGAGCAGCAATTGTGCTTCGATGTCTATGCGGCCTCGCGAGCGATCAATAAGGCTTATCGGCCACTTTTAGAAGCCTTGGGCTTAACGTACCCTCAATATTTGGTGATGTTGGTGCTGTGGGAGCATGAAGCCCAGACCGTCAAACAACTCGGCGAACAATTACAACTCGATTCAGGCACGCTCTCGCCATTGCTCAAACGACTTGAAAGTGCAGGCTTTTTGCAGCGTCAACGCCGTGCCAGCGACGAACGTGAAGTTGAAATTCAATTAACCGAAGCAGGCCAAGCCTTGCGCCAACAGGCCAGCAATGTACCAGCCTCAATTTTTCAGGCAATTGGCTTAAGTGCTGCTGAATATCTACAGCTTAAGCGTTTGCTACGCCAAGTGATGGCTTCGGTTGAAGCAAATCTCCCTGATTAG